A single window of Desulfovibrio sp. DNA harbors:
- a CDS encoding aminopeptidase, translating into MEKTLTYKPRNAWEDADAKTRNQMESLALRYMDFITRCKTERETVEYVRERLTAQGYGEDFSGDRVMRPMRGKAIFAARRGTLPLDQGLALVAAHADTPRLDFKQRPLIEQPGVAQAKTHYYGGIRKYQWLARPLALHGVVIRADGSTLEVTIGEKPGEPVFCIADLLPHLAQKQVTQTVSDAFEGEKLNIILGHSPKAAKSKKDEAPKEPIKAQLLEILNKKYGITEEDLITAELQAVPAGPARFVGFDKALVGGYGQDDRICVFAALEALLEAEATGRSMAVMFWDKEEIGSDGATGAASRFLQYCIEDLTQAWAPGLSASRVFMETRALSADVQAALDPDFQEVHEKQNAAQMGYGPCFSKFTGSRGKYGASEADAEFFGALRNLFNSKNIPWQAAELGRVDHGGGGTVALFLAAYGMHVIDLGPAVLSMHSPFELASCADLHTTVQAYRAFLESSI; encoded by the coding sequence ATGGAAAAGACGCTGACCTACAAGCCCAGAAACGCCTGGGAAGATGCGGACGCCAAGACCCGCAACCAGATGGAATCTTTGGCTCTTCGTTATATGGACTTTATCACGCGCTGCAAAACCGAGCGTGAAACCGTGGAATACGTGCGCGAACGCCTGACCGCCCAGGGCTATGGAGAAGATTTCAGCGGCGACCGCGTCATGCGCCCCATGCGCGGCAAAGCCATTTTTGCCGCCCGTCGCGGTACGCTGCCTCTGGATCAGGGGCTTGCCCTTGTGGCAGCCCATGCAGATACGCCGCGCCTTGACTTCAAGCAGCGCCCCCTTATCGAGCAGCCCGGCGTGGCGCAGGCCAAAACCCACTATTACGGCGGCATACGCAAATACCAGTGGCTGGCGCGCCCCCTGGCGCTGCACGGTGTGGTCATACGCGCCGACGGTTCAACACTTGAGGTCACCATTGGCGAAAAGCCCGGCGAGCCTGTTTTCTGCATTGCGGATCTTCTGCCGCATCTGGCGCAAAAACAGGTAACGCAGACCGTCAGCGATGCCTTTGAGGGCGAAAAGCTCAACATCATTCTGGGGCACAGCCCCAAGGCCGCCAAGAGCAAAAAAGACGAAGCGCCCAAGGAGCCCATCAAGGCCCAATTGCTTGAAATCCTCAATAAAAAATACGGCATTACTGAAGAAGACCTTATTACTGCCGAGCTTCAGGCCGTGCCCGCAGGGCCGGCGCGCTTTGTGGGTTTTGACAAGGCCCTGGTGGGCGGCTACGGCCAGGACGACCGCATCTGCGTGTTCGCGGCTCTTGAGGCCCTGCTGGAAGCCGAGGCCACCGGGCGCAGCATGGCGGTGATGTTCTGGGACAAGGAAGAAATCGGTTCGGACGGCGCAACCGGCGCGGCGTCGCGCTTTTTGCAGTACTGCATTGAAGACCTGACCCAGGCGTGGGCTCCGGGCCTGTCCGCATCGCGCGTCTTTATGGAAACCCGTGCCCTTTCCGCCGACGTTCAGGCCGCTCTGGACCCGGATTTTCAGGAAGTGCACGAAAAGCAGAACGCCGCCCAGATGGGCTATGGCCCCTGCTTCTCCAAGTTCACGGGCTCGCGCGGCAAATACGGCGCCAGCGAGGCCGATGCCGAATTTTTCGGCGCGTTGCGCAACCTGTTCAACAGCAAGAATATTCCCTGGCAGGCGGCGGAACTGGGGCGCGTGGACCACGGCGGCGGCGGCACGGTGGCGCTCTTTCTGGCGGCCTATGGCATGCACGTCATTGACCTTGGCCCGGCCGTGCTTTCCATGCACAGCCCCTTTGAACTGGCAAGCTGCGCGGATCTGCACACCACTGTTCAGGCCTACCGGGCTTTTCTTGAGTCAAGCATCTAG